A window from Solanum stenotomum isolate F172 chromosome 5, ASM1918654v1, whole genome shotgun sequence encodes these proteins:
- the LOC125863895 gene encoding uncharacterized protein LOC125863895, which translates to MACAHGVGNRMIQDIFQHSGETVHRHFDSVLKVVSKLARDIIKPHLNYNDGVGDHKPCNERYLPFFKDCVGALDGTHVKAKLPQGQQIPYIGRKGYSTQNILAVVNFNMCFTFAWAGWEGAAHDSRIFGEALRRSELNFPHPLGNKYYLVDAGYAHMKGSMAPYKRDNVRYHLLDFHRGTTRQLREPRGHIEKFNYMHSSYRNIVECTFGVWKARWSILRDMPYYNIDTQRDIVLATMVIHNYMKQKCNVDDAFQTAGDERYISSVDFEFGTSSSTNNIEGNMEEQSDIYWMGLRDMIANEIGNV; encoded by the exons ATGGCTTGTGCACATGGAGTGGGAAACCGAATGATACAAGATATCTTTCAACATTCGGGGGAGACGGTTCATAGACACTTTGATAGTGTTTTAAAAGTAGTTTCTAAGCTTGCAAGAGACATTATTAAAccacatttaaattataatgatGGTGTTGGAGATCACAAGCCATGTAATGAACGATATTTGCCTTTCTTTAAG GATTGTGTTGGAGCACTTGATGGCACACATGTTAAAGCTAAATTGCCACAAGGTCAACAAATACCTTATATTGGACGTAAAGGTTATTCGACTCAAAATATCCTTGCCGTTGTGAATTTTAATATGTGTTTTACATTTGCATGGGCTGGCTGGGAAGGAGCGGCTCATGATAGTCGTATATTTGGTGAGGCTCTTCGTAGAAGTGAACTTAACTTTCCACATCCTTTAGgaaacaaatattatttagtGGATGCAGGATATGCACATATGAAGGGATCTATGGCTCCATACAAAAGAGACAATGTGAGATATCATCTTCTTGACTTTCATCGTGGTACAACAAGACAATTGCGTGAGCCAAGAGGACACattgaaaaatttaattatatgcaTTCTTCATATAGAAATATAGTAGAGTGCACATTTGGTGTTTGGAAAGCAAGGTGGTCTATTTTGCGAGATATGCCTTATTATAACATTGACACTCAAAGGGACATCGTACTTGCTACTATGGTCATTCACAATTATATGAAACAAAAATGCAATGTGGATGATGCATTTCAAACGGCTGGGGATGAGAGATATATTTCATCGGTGGACTTCGAATTTGGCACAAGTTCAAGCACTAACAATATAGAAGGAAATATGGAAGAACAAAGTGATATTTATTG